Genomic segment of Deltaproteobacteria bacterium:
GAGATTGGCGAGAGGGAAGCAAGAATTAGCGCATCTCAGTAGCTGCCTCTGGTAATGACGATTTCTTTGATCGTTACGTCTTTGACAGGGCGATTGTTAAAGTCACGAGGGACGTTACCAATCGCAACAACCACATCTTGGCCTCTAATCACTTCTCCAAAAACGCTGTGTCTATTGTCCAGATTCGGCGTCGCTACGTGCGTGATGAAGAACTGGCTGCCGTTGGTGTTCGGCCCGGCGTTGGCCATTGAGAGAATGCCGGCCTTGGAATGTTTCAGATCGGGATGAAACTCATCGGCAAAGCGATAGCCCGGCCCGCCGGTGCCGTTGCCGAGCGGGTCGCCGCCCTGAATCATGAAGCCGGGGATAACTCGATGAAAAATCGTGCCGCTGTACAGGGGCTTTTTTACCTTTTCTTGGGTTTTCGGATCGGTCCATTCCTTCGAGCCGTTTGCCAGGCCGACAAAATTAGCGACGGTATTGGGCGCTTTGTCTTCGAAAAGCTGCACGACGATGTCGCCCATGCTGGTTTTGAAAGTCGCGTAGACCGGACCTTTTTTGTCCTGGGCATGGGCGCTGACAATAGCTAGACCTATCGTTAATGCT
This window contains:
- a CDS encoding peptidylprolyl isomerase; translated protein: MKKIFAIAALTIGLAIVSAHAQDKKGPVYATFKTSMGDIVVQLFEDKAPNTVANFVGLANGSKEWTDPKTQEKVKKPLYSGTIFHRVIPGFMIQGGDPLGNGTGGPGYRFADEFHPDLKHSKAGILSMANAGPNTNGSQFFITHVATPNLDNRHSVFGEVIRGQDVVVAIGNVPRDFNNRPVKDVTIKEIVITRGSY